The following proteins are co-located in the Maridesulfovibrio sp. genome:
- a CDS encoding cation diffusion facilitator family transporter, giving the protein MAESPQKYIYYSIAASIITMFLKTWAWYVTDSVGLLSDALETLVNLSAALFALATLTMALKPADERHAYGHGKAEYFSSGAEGMLILVAAVGIVYASVERFLSPAVPQNLGIGLGIALLSSVVNYVTAKIMLKGAEVHDSITLEADAKHLLTDVWTSVGLVAGLGVMLFTPPSWSFIDPVIAMIMAGNIVFTGFSLIKKSYSGLMDNALPHEELMIIDSAIRNCSGENVLYHGLRTRKAGSHRFVDFHLLLPGESTLTDSHDLCTEIEDCIKSDLNNCHVTIHVEPKEDVASYDCEETGGLCGSMIRLKETLGDKD; this is encoded by the coding sequence ATGGCTGAATCTCCACAAAAGTACATTTACTATTCAATTGCAGCTTCAATTATCACCATGTTCCTTAAGACATGGGCTTGGTACGTTACTGATTCCGTAGGTTTGCTTTCAGATGCATTGGAAACGCTGGTCAACCTTTCGGCTGCGCTTTTTGCTTTGGCTACATTGACCATGGCATTGAAGCCTGCTGATGAGCGGCATGCCTATGGACATGGAAAAGCAGAGTATTTTTCAAGCGGTGCAGAAGGAATGCTTATCTTGGTTGCTGCGGTGGGGATTGTTTATGCATCGGTGGAAAGGTTTTTGAGCCCGGCTGTTCCGCAGAATCTAGGTATAGGTCTTGGTATCGCATTGCTTTCTTCTGTAGTGAACTATGTCACTGCCAAGATTATGCTTAAGGGTGCCGAGGTTCACGATTCCATTACTCTCGAGGCAGACGCTAAACACTTGCTGACCGATGTATGGACTTCGGTGGGATTGGTTGCCGGATTGGGGGTAATGCTTTTCACTCCGCCTTCGTGGTCATTTATTGATCCGGTGATTGCTATGATTATGGCCGGAAATATTGTTTTTACGGGATTTTCACTGATCAAGAAGTCTTATTCCGGGTTAATGGATAATGCGTTGCCCCACGAAGAGCTGATGATCATTGATTCTGCTATTCGCAATTGCAGCGGAGAGAATGTTCTTTACCATGGTTTGCGGACACGTAAGGCCGGATCACACCGTTTTGTTGATTTCCATCTGCTTCTCCCCGGAGAATCAACTCTCACTGATTCCCATGATTTATGTACGGAAATCGAAGACTGTATCAAGTCGGATTTGAATAATTGCCATGTGACCATTCATGTTGAGCCTAAGGAAGATGTCGCTTCTTATGATTGTGAGGAGACGGGAGGGCTTTGCGGTTCCATGATCAGGCTCAAAGAAACGCTAGGTGATAAGGATTAA
- a CDS encoding dienelactone hydrolase family protein: MSQLCKINLVHCNTEFENILLLPDSEGPFPAVLLLHEYTGLNQVTVSHAKRLAAAGYAVLAADFYGIGNRPANIDEARSTHRIYRNDRQLMRERAEACFSVLQDQPEVDPARIYALGFSFGGGAALELARTGAKLRGAVSVYGYLDTSHPASAGDIKCPLLAVHVNNDPVVPEEHLLMFEQEMKSAEIDYDLIRLDNAQHGFANPEDAGFDAALAEEMWSTVLGWLQAELS, translated from the coding sequence ATGTCGCAGTTATGCAAAATCAATCTCGTTCATTGTAATACTGAATTTGAAAATATCCTTTTGTTGCCTGATAGCGAAGGTCCTTTCCCGGCTGTTTTGCTTTTGCATGAGTATACCGGACTGAATCAAGTAACTGTCAGCCATGCAAAGCGTCTTGCTGCAGCCGGTTACGCAGTGCTTGCCGCAGATTTTTATGGAATCGGCAACCGTCCTGCCAATATAGATGAAGCACGCAGTACCCACCGCATCTATCGTAATGATCGGCAGCTAATGCGCGAACGTGCTGAGGCCTGTTTTTCTGTTTTGCAGGATCAGCCGGAAGTTGATCCTGCCAGAATATATGCGCTTGGTTTTTCTTTTGGCGGAGGTGCGGCATTGGAACTGGCCCGTACCGGAGCAAAATTGAGGGGCGCGGTTTCAGTGTACGGTTACCTTGATACCAGCCATCCGGCATCAGCCGGAGATATTAAATGTCCGCTGCTGGCTGTCCATGTAAATAATGATCCGGTGGTTCCTGAAGAGCATTTATTGATGTTTGAGCAAGAGATGAAGTCTGCTGAAATTGATTATGATTTGATTCGGTTGGATAATGCACAACACGGTTTTGCCAACCCTGAAGATGCTGGGTTTGATGCAGCACTTGCTGAAGAAATGTGGAGTACAGTGTTGGGTTGGTTGCAAGCTGAATTAAGCTAG